In the genome of Polaromonas vacuolata, the window AAATCAAACTTCACATCAAAGGAAGCCACCAACTCAGCCATGCGTCTATCGACTTCAAGCTTGGATTGCCCGGCTAATTTAAGCGGATAAGCAATGTTGTCTATGGTGCGCATCCACGGGAAAAGCGCTTCACGGTAGTTTTGAAAAACGTAGCCAATGCGCGTGTCTTTGAGCGATTTACCGTCAAATAAAATCTCACCAGCATCAATTGGCACCAGCCCGGCAATCATATTAATCAGGGTTGATTTGCCGCAGCCGTTAGGGCCAAACACCGAGACGATTTTGTGCTTAGGAATATCTAAATCAAAGTTTTCATACAGCGGCCAGCCAGCAAAATATTTAGTCAAGCCGCGAATGGTGATATGCGTGCCAGCCGGCCCTGGCCGAAATGGCGCGACCGGAATATCCGCAGAAAAAGGCGCGTTAAGAACTCTACTCATCTTCCACTCCAGTGAACAATACGGCGCTCAGCCAATAAAAATAAAATATTCAAACCGTAGCCCAAAGCACCGGCAGCCAAAATCGAAGCATACATATCGCGCACATTAAGCACCTGCTGCGAATTGATAATGCGGTTACCCAAACCGCTGTCCGCGCCAATAAACATTTCCGCCACAATCACAATCACCAAGGTCATAGACACGGCCGAGCGCAATCCGACAAAGCTTGGCTGCAAGCTTTCCC includes:
- a CDS encoding ABC transporter ATP-binding protein, producing MSRVLNAPFSADIPVAPFRPGPAGTHITIRGLTKYFAGWPLYENFDLDIPKHKIVSVFGPNGCGKSTLINMIAGLVPIDAGEILFDGKSLKDTRIGYVFQNYREALFPWMRTIDNIAYPLKLAGQSKLEVDRRMAELVASFDVKFDLNRFPYELSGGQQQTASIMRALAPKPEVLFLDEPFSALDFEMTLFIREKLQEVFMQTGTTMLLVSHDLEEAVYLADEVLLLTKRPTKVAEILRYDEPRPRTVETLTEPGFIAAKKRSLEIFQREVRR